From Pseudomonas sp. G.S.17, the proteins below share one genomic window:
- a CDS encoding DUF3488 and transglutaminase-like domain-containing protein, with protein sequence MSADSGLSLPIPRGSLMWLLLAQALVIVPFITHVPWSILGLWLACSLWRVQIFRMRVRPPGTWVKSGLLVGTAGGVYLARGSLVGLDAGAALLIAAFILKMLEMRTRRDALVLIFLGFFCVVVGYLFEDSLLWAAFTLLPVSTLLAALIGLQQTDAPGNPVNSLKLALKLLLQAVPLMLVLFLFFPRLEPLWSLPQPSNKAMTGLSDSMAPGDIAELSKSAALVFRASFDGAIPARNQLYWRSLTLEQFDGRRWSQTGRAQTVQLPQWQKHGETVSYSIVMEPSGRPWLSTLDVGESSLPDVRQMSDFRLQRRRPVEQSLLYSVNSWPDATRDGQLSENIQRQDLQLPPKGNPQARQWASDLLRNHPKPDALVDAMLGYFSRESFHYTLKPPTLGPESIDSFLFDSRRGFCAHYAGAMTFVLRAAGIPARVVAGYQGGELNPDGNYLTVRQFDAHAWVEYWQPGIGWRSVDPTAAVAPQRIEQGLEQALAADEAFLEDSPMSALRYRNVPWINGLRLSWDNLNYGWQRWVLGYQGQQQLQVFNRWFSGLEAPAFIGAAGLVLALVALWIFKPWQRESDSQLRLFNAFERLLARRGLRRMPGEGVQEFARRAGLSLPEHAELIQAFCEEFQAQRYAGRTTSAAELRRCLKRLRRRLPWRLSAAKGISE encoded by the coding sequence ATGAGCGCAGATTCCGGCCTGAGCCTGCCTATTCCTCGGGGCAGCCTGATGTGGTTGCTGCTGGCGCAGGCGTTGGTGATCGTGCCGTTCATTACCCATGTGCCCTGGTCGATCCTGGGTCTGTGGCTGGCGTGCAGCCTGTGGCGCGTGCAGATTTTCCGCATGCGCGTCCGCCCTCCCGGAACCTGGGTCAAGTCGGGCTTGCTGGTGGGCACGGCGGGCGGCGTGTATCTGGCCCGAGGCAGTCTGGTCGGACTGGATGCCGGCGCGGCACTACTGATTGCCGCGTTCATCCTGAAGATGCTGGAAATGCGCACTCGTCGTGATGCGCTGGTGCTGATCTTTCTCGGCTTTTTCTGCGTGGTGGTGGGTTATCTGTTTGAAGACAGCCTGCTGTGGGCGGCATTCACGCTGTTGCCGGTCAGTACGCTGCTGGCAGCCTTGATCGGTTTGCAGCAGACCGATGCGCCGGGCAACCCCGTCAATAGCCTCAAGCTGGCGCTCAAATTGCTGCTGCAAGCGGTGCCTTTGATGCTGGTGCTGTTTTTGTTCTTCCCCCGGCTGGAGCCGCTGTGGTCGTTGCCGCAACCGAGCAACAAGGCGATGACCGGGCTTTCCGATAGCATGGCACCGGGGGATATCGCCGAACTGAGCAAATCCGCCGCGCTGGTCTTTCGTGCCAGTTTCGACGGCGCGATACCGGCGCGCAATCAGTTGTACTGGCGCTCGTTGACCCTTGAGCAGTTCGACGGTCGGCGCTGGTCCCAGACCGGGCGCGCGCAAACGGTACAGCTACCGCAATGGCAAAAACATGGCGAAACCGTAAGTTACAGCATCGTCATGGAGCCCAGCGGGCGTCCCTGGCTGTCGACCCTGGACGTCGGCGAGAGCAGCCTGCCGGACGTGCGCCAGATGAGTGACTTCCGCCTGCAACGCCGCCGCCCGGTGGAGCAGTCGTTGCTGTACAGCGTCAATTCCTGGCCGGACGCGACCCGCGATGGGCAGCTCAGCGAAAATATCCAGCGCCAGGATCTGCAACTTCCGCCCAAGGGCAATCCCCAGGCGCGGCAATGGGCCAGCGATCTGCTGCGCAACCATCCCAAACCCGACGCGCTGGTTGACGCCATGCTCGGTTACTTCAGCCGTGAGTCTTTTCATTACACCCTCAAGCCGCCGACGCTGGGGCCGGAGAGCATCGACAGTTTTCTGTTCGACAGTCGCCGTGGGTTCTGTGCCCATTACGCCGGTGCCATGACCTTCGTGCTGCGCGCGGCAGGAATTCCGGCGCGGGTAGTGGCGGGCTATCAGGGCGGCGAACTGAACCCCGACGGCAATTACCTGACCGTGCGCCAGTTTGACGCGCACGCGTGGGTCGAATACTGGCAGCCGGGCATTGGCTGGCGCAGCGTTGATCCGACCGCAGCGGTGGCGCCGCAACGTATCGAACAAGGGCTGGAGCAGGCGCTGGCCGCCGACGAGGCGTTTCTCGAAGATTCGCCCATGTCGGCGCTGCGCTATCGCAACGTGCCGTGGATCAATGGCCTGCGCTTGAGTTGGGATAACTTGAACTACGGCTGGCAGCGTTGGGTCCTTGGTTATCAAGGGCAACAACAGCTGCAAGTGTTCAACCGCTGGTTCTCCGGGCTGGAAGCTCCGGCGTTTATTGGCGCGGCCGGATTGGTGCTGGCGTTGGTTGCGCTGTGGATTTTCAAGCCATGGCAGCGTGAAAGCGACTCGCAACTGCGTCTGTTCAACGCGTTCGAGCGCTTGCTGGCGCGGCGCGGATTACGGCGCATGCCCGGCGAAGGGGTGCAGGAATTCGCCCGGCGTGCCGGGTTGTCGCTTCCCGAACACGCGGAGCTGATCCAAGCCTTTTGCGAGGAATTTCAGGCGCAGCGCTACGCGGGCCGTACGACCTCGGCCGCTGAGCTGCGTCGCTGTTTGAAACGTTTGCGGCGTCGTTTGCCCTGGCGTCTGTCGGCGGCCAAGGGTATCAGTGAGTAA
- a CDS encoding patatin-like phospholipase family protein — translation MKKRIALVLGSGGARGYAHIGVIEELERRGYDIACIAGCSMGAVVGGIYAAGKLQQYRAWIESLDYLDVLRLVDVSFRLGAIRGEKVFGQIREIVGEINIEDLRIPYTAVATDLTNQQEIWFQEGCLHQAMRASAAIPSLFTPVMQDGRMLVDGGLLNPLPIVPVVSSHCDLIVAVNLNSTNQGHYQLPVIERPPAVKKRFDSLISSLGSRLPFRRKLDTAGGDVLRLEQDSLKSRSATIANPWLGEDSADPQGQQPAAAPQGESAPKSATGSVIIDNVGPASLLDLINQSFEVMQTSLAQYKIAGYPPDILINVPKRVCRFFEFYKAPELIALGREIASDTLDRYEAEHRR, via the coding sequence ATGAAAAAACGCATCGCTTTGGTACTCGGCTCCGGCGGCGCACGCGGTTATGCGCATATCGGTGTCATCGAAGAATTGGAGCGGCGCGGCTACGACATCGCGTGTATCGCCGGCTGCTCCATGGGGGCGGTGGTCGGCGGCATCTACGCAGCGGGCAAGTTGCAGCAATACCGCGCGTGGATCGAGAGCCTGGATTATCTGGATGTGTTGCGGCTGGTGGACGTCAGCTTCCGCCTCGGTGCCATACGCGGTGAGAAGGTTTTCGGCCAGATCCGGGAAATCGTCGGCGAAATCAATATCGAAGACCTGCGCATACCTTACACGGCGGTGGCCACCGACCTGACCAACCAGCAGGAAATCTGGTTTCAGGAAGGCTGCCTGCATCAGGCGATGCGGGCCTCGGCGGCTATCCCCAGTTTGTTCACGCCGGTCATGCAGGACGGACGCATGCTGGTGGACGGCGGTTTGCTCAACCCGCTGCCAATTGTGCCGGTGGTGTCCAGCCATTGTGATCTGATTGTCGCAGTGAACCTGAACTCCACCAATCAGGGGCATTACCAGTTGCCGGTCATCGAACGTCCGCCGGCGGTGAAAAAACGTTTCGACAGCCTGATCAGCTCGCTGGGATCGCGCCTGCCGTTCCGCCGCAAGCTGGATACTGCGGGCGGTGACGTCCTGCGCCTGGAGCAGGACAGCCTCAAGTCCCGCTCGGCGACCATTGCCAACCCATGGCTGGGCGAAGACTCGGCCGATCCGCAAGGGCAACAACCGGCTGCGGCGCCTCAGGGCGAGAGCGCGCCGAAATCCGCTACCGGTTCGGTCATCATCGATAACGTCGGCCCGGCATCGCTGCTGGATCTGATCAACCAGAGCTTCGAAGTCATGCAGACCTCGCTGGCGCAATACAAGATCGCCGGTTATCCGCCGGACATCCTGATCAACGTTCCCAAGCGGGTGTGCCGGTTTTTCGAGTTCTACAAGGCCCCGGAACTCATCGCTCTGGGCCGCGAGATCGCCAGCGATACGCTGGATCGGTATGAGGCGGAGCATAGGCGCTAA
- a CDS encoding DUF58 domain-containing protein, producing MAIARGAGALIEQLKPIWQRWLSRRIPPAPRVTLDHRRIFIMPTRTGGTFALVLFLMLLVAINYQNSLAYGLTFLLMSMSVLGILHTYRNVSGLILSAGVARSVFVGEAVHLRLRLESAGHSRQAIAVGWDASQLQKVDVMADGLVEIELTLPAENRGWLRAPRLRVESVFPLSLLRAWSWLDLEQTALVFPRPIGGAMPLLKGVQPHADDEGEATQRPGVDDYHGLRPYQPGDNRRRMHWKAWSRGQGLLVKDFTDLSGHDLCLDFMALGGDIEDRLSRLCYWVVILSQRHQPFALRLPGFFSPPDSGEVHRETCLRALALYGSQP from the coding sequence GTGGCTATTGCGCGAGGTGCCGGTGCTTTGATCGAACAGCTCAAACCGATCTGGCAACGCTGGCTGTCCCGGCGAATTCCCCCGGCGCCACGCGTCACCCTTGATCACCGGCGCATCTTCATCATGCCCACGCGCACCGGGGGTACGTTCGCGCTGGTGCTGTTTTTGATGCTGCTGGTCGCCATCAACTACCAGAACAGTCTGGCGTATGGCCTGACGTTCCTGCTGATGTCCATGAGTGTGCTGGGCATTTTGCACACTTACCGCAACGTCAGCGGGCTGATTCTCAGCGCCGGAGTGGCACGCTCGGTGTTCGTCGGTGAGGCCGTGCATTTGCGCTTGCGGCTGGAAAGCGCCGGGCACAGTCGGCAAGCCATTGCCGTGGGCTGGGACGCCAGCCAGTTGCAGAAAGTCGATGTCATGGCCGACGGTCTTGTCGAGATTGAGCTGACCTTGCCTGCGGAAAATCGCGGCTGGTTGCGCGCGCCGCGACTGCGGGTCGAAAGCGTATTCCCCTTGAGCCTGCTGCGCGCGTGGAGCTGGCTTGACCTGGAACAGACCGCGTTGGTTTTTCCTCGGCCGATCGGCGGAGCGATGCCGCTGCTCAAGGGCGTTCAGCCTCACGCCGACGATGAGGGTGAGGCGACTCAGCGACCGGGCGTGGATGATTATCACGGCCTGCGGCCTTATCAGCCTGGCGACAATCGCCGGCGCATGCACTGGAAGGCCTGGTCCCGTGGGCAAGGTCTGCTGGTCAAGGATTTCACTGACTTGAGCGGCCACGACCTGTGCCTGGATTTCATGGCGCTGGGCGGTGATATCGAAGATCGCTTGTCGCGGCTGTGCTATTGGGTGGTGATCCTGTCCCAACGTCATCAGCCGTTTGCGTTGCGCTTGCCGGGGTTTTTCTCGCCGCCGGACAGTGGCGAAGTACACCGCGAAACTTGCCTGCGCGCCCTCGCGTTGTACGGTAGTCAGCCATGA
- a CDS encoding thioesterase family protein: MNFSELVNAVNDNPLSVTIPAEWGQGRACFGGLMAALQYEAMRARVPENRPVRSLAITFVGPAEPDVPISFEVEVLREGKAVSQVLGRAMQNGQVMTLMQGSFGAPRESVIAVQADPAPNLKPFAECPQLPFISGVMPEYLRFMDMRWGLGGMPFSNTPSPAIGGYVRFREVEEGRLTEAHLLALVDTWPPALLPHLSKPAPGSSLTWTIEFVQPLPQLSIHDWCTYRAVIEHARDGYGHTAAMLWSPAGELVAISRQTVTVFG; encoded by the coding sequence ATGAACTTTTCCGAGTTGGTCAACGCAGTCAACGATAACCCGCTGTCTGTCACGATCCCGGCCGAGTGGGGGCAGGGAAGGGCGTGTTTTGGTGGCCTGATGGCCGCTTTGCAATACGAAGCCATGCGCGCCAGGGTCCCGGAAAACCGGCCGGTACGCTCCCTGGCAATCACCTTCGTCGGGCCTGCGGAGCCGGATGTGCCGATCTCGTTCGAAGTCGAAGTCCTGCGTGAAGGCAAGGCGGTCAGCCAGGTGCTGGGTCGCGCCATGCAAAACGGCCAGGTCATGACGCTGATGCAAGGCAGCTTCGGTGCGCCGCGCGAGTCGGTGATTGCCGTGCAGGCCGATCCGGCGCCAAACCTCAAACCCTTCGCAGAATGCCCTCAGCTGCCCTTTATCAGCGGCGTGATGCCTGAGTATTTGCGTTTCATGGACATGCGTTGGGGCTTGGGCGGGATGCCATTCAGCAACACGCCTTCGCCTGCCATCGGTGGGTATGTGCGCTTTCGCGAAGTCGAAGAAGGGCGTCTCACCGAGGCGCATCTGTTGGCCTTGGTCGACACCTGGCCGCCAGCGCTGCTGCCGCATTTGAGCAAACCGGCCCCGGGCAGTTCGCTGACCTGGACCATCGAATTCGTCCAGCCGCTACCGCAGTTGAGCATTCATGACTGGTGCACGTATCGCGCAGTGATCGAACATGCCCGTGATGGCTATGGCCACACTGCCGCAATGCTCTGGTCGCCAGCCGGCGAGTTGGTGGCGATCAGTCGGCAGACGGTGACGGTGTTTGGGTAG
- a CDS encoding response regulator: MSQTATILVIDDEPQIRKFLRISLASQGYKVIEAGTGTEGLSQAALNKPDLLVLDLGLPDMDGQQVLREFREWSGVPVLVLSVRASEAQKVEALDGGANDYVTKPFGIQEFLARIRALLRQAPSGEPPSAALQFGPLTVDLAYRRVLLDGVEVGLTRKEYAVLAQLARYPGRVITQQQLLKDIWGPTHTEDTHYLRIVVGHLRQKLADDPTAPRFIVTEAGVGYRLREV; this comes from the coding sequence ATGAGTCAGACCGCAACCATTCTGGTGATCGACGATGAGCCGCAGATTCGCAAATTTCTGCGCATCAGCCTCGCGTCACAGGGCTATAAAGTCATCGAAGCCGGGACCGGCACCGAAGGTTTGAGCCAGGCGGCCTTGAACAAGCCGGATTTGCTGGTGCTGGATCTCGGTTTGCCGGACATGGATGGCCAGCAGGTCCTGCGCGAATTTCGCGAATGGTCCGGCGTGCCGGTGCTGGTGCTTTCGGTGCGCGCCAGCGAAGCACAGAAAGTCGAGGCGCTGGATGGCGGCGCCAATGACTACGTGACCAAGCCATTTGGCATTCAGGAATTTCTCGCCCGCATCCGCGCCTTGCTGCGCCAGGCACCCAGCGGCGAGCCACCGAGCGCCGCATTGCAGTTCGGGCCGCTGACCGTGGATCTGGCGTATCGCCGGGTGTTGCTGGACGGCGTCGAAGTCGGCCTGACCCGCAAGGAATACGCCGTGCTGGCGCAACTGGCGCGGTATCCGGGGCGGGTCATCACCCAGCAGCAATTGCTCAAGGACATCTGGGGCCCGACCCACACCGAAGACACTCACTACCTGCGCATCGTTGTCGGCCACTTGCGGCAGAAACTCGCCGACGACCCGACCGCACCGAGGTTTATCGTTACCGAGGCCGGGGTTGGGTATCGGTTGCGGGAGGTTTGA
- a CDS encoding CHAD domain-containing protein, with the protein MSSMVDHLVAEILTLDIKLLACHARLTASTDSEALHDLRTTVRRLRSLLRPLRGLSGVEQLEEAAKAVGQLTTPLRDMEVLAAHLAELGMTEAARWRTDQVSQAYQRVAESTELNRLFGMLDQFPGFIRVQQRQKLLSGLRQSIEKRIDKQWKKLSEAMADPAHDRHRLRLLIKRVRYAAEAYPQLSHQSAKTQACLKDAQGTLGNWHDHLQWLAQAGQQRDLAPCIAGWHLGIVRAEKKADVSLKRLAKACFNGKS; encoded by the coding sequence ATGTCATCGATGGTCGACCATCTGGTCGCAGAGATTTTAACCCTCGACATCAAATTGCTTGCCTGCCACGCGCGACTTACGGCTTCCACTGACAGCGAAGCGCTGCACGATTTGCGTACCACGGTGCGTCGACTACGCAGCTTGCTGCGCCCGTTGCGCGGACTGTCGGGTGTCGAGCAGCTGGAAGAGGCGGCCAAAGCGGTAGGTCAACTGACCACGCCGCTGCGGGACATGGAAGTGCTGGCCGCACACCTCGCCGAACTGGGGATGACCGAAGCGGCGCGCTGGCGTACCGATCAAGTCAGCCAGGCTTATCAGCGCGTAGCTGAATCGACGGAACTCAATCGACTGTTTGGCATGCTTGATCAATTTCCGGGTTTCATTCGCGTCCAGCAGCGCCAGAAGCTGTTGAGTGGCTTGCGTCAAAGCATCGAAAAGCGCATCGACAAACAATGGAAAAAGCTCAGCGAAGCCATGGCCGATCCTGCCCATGACCGACATCGTCTGCGTTTGCTGATCAAACGGGTGCGCTACGCCGCTGAAGCTTACCCGCAACTCAGTCATCAGTCGGCCAAGACCCAGGCGTGCCTGAAGGATGCTCAAGGGACATTGGGCAACTGGCACGATCACCTGCAATGGCTGGCGCAGGCCGGGCAGCAACGGGATCTGGCCCCCTGCATTGCCGGCTGGCATCTGGGCATCGTGCGCGCGGAGAAAAAGGCCGACGTATCACTCAAACGTCTGGCGAAGGCGTGCTTCAACGGCAAGTCCTGA
- a CDS encoding IS110 family transposase, protein MSACSTVAVDLAKNVFQVAGEDALGQVIYEERIKSRETFVAFLQKLPAGVTVLMETGPGAQAWARLLQAQGNQARILPAQHVAKHRSGAKNDRNDVLAILRSGRDVNIAPVPVKSTAQLAMQALHRARQGYVRRRTAMGNQIRGLLLEQGIAMAQGAVTLSRNVPRILEDAIQPLPDMLRELIDEMLGEWSHLGERIDVLTGRLEAAAREDETAKRLMTVRGIGPIIATALLAKQTEPERFANARMFAAYFGTVPEQHSSGQKIRLGGICRRGDGYIRSLSIQGAHAVLRQVKPDSEHPDDRRLRRWLSQHGQKGAAVRLANRNLRIVWVLLQNNQTYRRQPAGCQEATMNH, encoded by the coding sequence GTGTCGGCTTGTTCGACAGTGGCGGTAGATCTTGCCAAGAATGTGTTCCAGGTGGCCGGGGAAGATGCCCTTGGTCAGGTCATTTACGAAGAGCGGATCAAGTCACGCGAAACCTTTGTGGCCTTTTTACAAAAACTGCCGGCAGGCGTGACGGTGCTGATGGAGACCGGCCCTGGCGCGCAGGCTTGGGCGCGGCTGTTGCAAGCACAAGGCAATCAGGCGCGAATTTTACCGGCGCAACATGTCGCCAAACATCGTAGCGGTGCCAAAAATGATCGCAACGATGTGCTGGCGATATTGCGTTCAGGACGAGATGTAAACATTGCGCCAGTGCCAGTCAAAAGCACCGCACAACTGGCCATGCAGGCTCTGCATCGTGCTCGACAAGGGTATGTAAGGCGGCGCACTGCAATGGGTAATCAGATACGCGGGCTGTTGCTGGAACAGGGTATTGCCATGGCGCAAGGGGCGGTGACCCTCAGCCGAAATGTCCCACGTATATTGGAAGATGCCATCCAGCCATTGCCGGATATGTTGCGCGAGCTGATTGATGAAATGCTGGGCGAATGGAGCCATCTGGGTGAGCGCATCGATGTACTGACGGGCCGTCTGGAAGCAGCAGCGCGCGAAGATGAGACAGCAAAGCGTCTGATGACAGTGCGCGGCATCGGCCCAATCATCGCCACGGCCTTGCTGGCCAAACAGACTGAGCCTGAGCGTTTCGCCAATGCCCGAATGTTTGCTGCCTACTTCGGCACGGTGCCCGAGCAGCACAGCAGCGGGCAAAAAATCCGATTGGGAGGAATTTGCAGACGCGGAGATGGCTATATTCGCAGCCTGTCGATTCAAGGAGCGCACGCCGTGTTAAGGCAGGTGAAGCCTGATTCGGAGCATCCCGATGATCGCCGGCTACGACGCTGGCTAAGTCAGCATGGTCAAAAAGGAGCAGCCGTAAGGTTGGCCAATAGAAACCTGCGCATCGTCTGGGTGCTGCTGCAAAACAATCAGACCTATCGTCGTCAGCCTGCAGGTTGCCAGGAGGCGACGATGAATCATTAA
- a CDS encoding MoxR family ATPase: MGRKLDECLNAINEVVLGKEPQVRLAMTCLLGGGHLLIEDLPGMGKTTLSHTLAKVLGLSFQRIQFTSDLLPGDILGTSVFDRDSGQFTFHPGPIFAELVLADEINRATPKSQSALLEAMEEGQVTIEGATRLLPDPFFVIATQNPFSQGGTFALPESQLDRFLMRLSLGYPAKSAEKALLMGESRRDLLPRLQPLLNHAELALLQAQARQVRASDALVDYVLRLVDATRSQPQFAYGLSPRASLAILSAARAWALLIGRDYVIPEDVQAVLPSVVGHRLRERSESTGHGSGALVQWLLREVPVL; encoded by the coding sequence ATGGGCAGGAAACTCGATGAGTGCCTCAACGCCATCAATGAGGTGGTGCTAGGCAAGGAACCGCAAGTCCGACTGGCCATGACGTGCCTGCTCGGCGGTGGTCATTTATTGATTGAAGATTTGCCCGGCATGGGCAAGACCACGCTCAGCCATACCTTGGCCAAGGTGTTGGGCTTAAGCTTCCAGCGCATTCAATTCACCTCTGATCTGCTGCCTGGCGACATTCTCGGCACATCGGTATTTGATCGCGACAGCGGGCAGTTCACCTTTCATCCGGGGCCGATCTTCGCCGAACTGGTGCTGGCCGACGAAATCAATCGCGCCACGCCAAAAAGCCAGAGCGCCTTGCTCGAAGCCATGGAAGAAGGGCAGGTGACCATCGAGGGCGCCACGCGGCTGCTGCCCGATCCTTTTTTTGTGATTGCGACCCAGAACCCGTTCAGTCAGGGCGGCACCTTTGCCTTGCCGGAATCGCAACTGGATCGCTTCCTCATGCGGCTTTCCCTGGGTTATCCCGCCAAATCGGCGGAAAAAGCCTTGCTCATGGGCGAATCGCGCCGGGATTTGCTGCCGCGCCTGCAACCGCTGCTCAACCATGCCGAGCTGGCGTTGTTGCAGGCGCAGGCGCGGCAGGTGCGGGCCAGCGATGCGTTGGTGGATTACGTGTTGCGGCTGGTGGATGCCACGCGCAGTCAGCCGCAATTCGCCTACGGGCTTTCTCCCCGCGCCAGTCTGGCAATTCTGTCGGCGGCACGGGCCTGGGCGCTGTTGATCGGTCGCGACTATGTGATTCCCGAAGACGTGCAGGCCGTGCTGCCCTCGGTCGTTGGCCACCGTTTGCGCGAGCGATCCGAATCGACCGGGCATGGCAGCGGGGCGCTGGTCCAGTGGCTATTGCGCGAGGTGCCGGTGCTTTGA